From the genome of Amycolatopsis sp. NBC_01488, one region includes:
- a CDS encoding BMP family lipoprotein — protein MRGTALAAAAMAGVLALAGCAKDSSGGSSNNSAAPSSGGSDCVTAQKPPAAPAAASSSTAASGKVDGSKLKIGLAFDVGGRGDASFNDAAAAGTDKAKSDLGVTTVNESTASASEAESAKQQRLDQMAASGMNPIVAVGFAYADAVKAVATKYPNTKFAIVDDDSITLPNVTPLVFAEEQGSFLAGVAAAYKSKSCHIGFVGGVNTPLIQKFEAGFLQGAKTVSSKVKIEDEYLTPAGDFSGFQDPPKGNAKAAAEIAKGADVIYHAAGASGKGVFDAAKAGNALAIGVDSDQYNQKTVAADKDVIITSMLKRVDVAVFDYIQAVAKGDLTVLPKRFDLKVDGVGYATSGGKVDDIKDVLEGYKAQIISGAITVSDKPQK, from the coding sequence ATGCGTGGAACCGCGCTGGCCGCCGCGGCCATGGCCGGGGTGCTCGCCCTGGCCGGGTGCGCCAAGGACTCGAGCGGTGGCAGCAGCAACAACAGCGCCGCGCCTTCGTCGGGCGGCTCCGACTGCGTTACCGCGCAGAAGCCGCCCGCCGCGCCCGCCGCCGCGTCGAGCAGCACCGCCGCCAGTGGCAAGGTCGACGGCAGCAAGCTGAAGATCGGCCTGGCCTTCGACGTCGGCGGCCGGGGTGACGCGTCGTTCAACGACGCCGCCGCCGCGGGCACCGACAAGGCGAAGAGCGACCTGGGCGTCACGACGGTCAACGAGAGCACCGCCAGCGCCAGCGAGGCCGAGTCGGCCAAGCAGCAGCGCCTCGACCAGATGGCCGCCTCGGGCATGAACCCGATCGTCGCGGTCGGCTTCGCCTACGCGGACGCGGTCAAGGCCGTCGCCACGAAGTACCCGAACACGAAGTTCGCGATCGTGGACGACGATTCGATCACGCTGCCGAACGTGACGCCGCTCGTCTTCGCCGAGGAGCAGGGCTCGTTCCTGGCCGGCGTCGCCGCCGCGTACAAGAGCAAGAGCTGCCACATCGGCTTCGTCGGCGGTGTCAACACCCCGCTGATCCAGAAGTTCGAGGCCGGCTTCCTGCAGGGCGCGAAGACCGTCTCGAGCAAGGTCAAGATCGAGGACGAGTACCTCACGCCGGCCGGTGACTTCTCCGGGTTCCAGGACCCGCCGAAGGGCAACGCCAAGGCCGCGGCCGAGATCGCCAAGGGCGCGGACGTGATCTACCACGCCGCCGGCGCCTCGGGCAAGGGCGTCTTCGACGCCGCCAAGGCGGGCAACGCGCTGGCCATCGGGGTCGACTCCGACCAGTACAACCAGAAGACCGTCGCCGCCGACAAGGACGTCATCATCACGTCCATGCTCAAGCGCGTCGACGTCGCGGTGTTCGACTACATCCAGGCCGTCGCCAAGGGTGACCTGACGGTCCTGCCGAAGCGGTTCGACCTCAAGGTCGACGGCGTCGGCTACGCCACCTCCGGTGGCAAGGTCGACGACATCAAGGACGTCCTGGAGGGCTACAAGGCCCAGATCATCTCGGGCGCGATCACCGTTTCGGACAAGCCGCAGAAGTAG